From Asterias amurensis chromosome 3, ASM3211899v1, a single genomic window includes:
- the LOC139935012 gene encoding trafficking protein particle complex subunit 2-like protein yields MAVCVAVIAKENYPLYISTIPTENELKFHYTVHTCLDVIEEKVSAVGKSVNDPRELYLGLLYPTEDYKVYGYVTNTKVKFVIVVESSNMQLRDNEIRNMFKTLHNAYVDMLCNPLYTPGENIKSKTFDNTVMQMMVQD; encoded by the exons ATGGCAGTCTGTGTGGCAGTGATAGCGAAAGAG aattATCCACTGTACATTAGCACCATCCCTACTGAGAATGAGCTCAAATTCCACTACACCGTTCATACATGTCTAGACGTTATCGAAGAGAAGGTTTCGGCCGTCGGCAAAAGCGTCAATGACCCCAGGGAGTTGTACCTCGGACTTCTATACCCAACGGAGGACTATAAAGTGTACGGTTATGTGACAAACACCAAGGTTAAATTTGTGATCGTTGTAGAGTCATCCAATATGCAGCTGAGGGACAATGAGATAAGAAAT ATGTTTAAGACGTTACACAATGCTTATGTTGATATGCTCTGCAACCCTCTCTATACACCAGGAGAAAACATCAAGTCCAA GACATTTGACAATACAGTGATGCAGATGATGGTTCAAGACTGA